In a single window of the Flavivirga spongiicola genome:
- the truB gene encoding tRNA pseudouridine(55) synthase TruB, whose product MITKEGYLSGQILLIDKPLNWTSFQVVNKLRWEIRQAFNIKKIKVGHAGTLDPLATGLLVICTGKMTKQIDTFQGQVKEYTGTIVLGGTTPSYDLETEINETFSTSHITEALIHKATKQFIGDIQQYPPIFSALKKDGKRLYEFARAGETVEIKPRTVHISEFEITKIDTSTALSTGSINIDFRVICSKGTYIRSLANDFGKALNSGAHLSALRRTKIGDFHVDNSVTIENFIKNLNSE is encoded by the coding sequence ATGATAACGAAAGAAGGCTATCTTTCTGGACAAATCTTGTTAATAGACAAGCCTTTAAACTGGACTTCCTTTCAAGTGGTTAATAAATTACGCTGGGAAATCCGACAAGCTTTTAACATTAAAAAAATAAAAGTAGGGCATGCTGGCACTCTTGATCCTTTAGCGACTGGGTTATTGGTTATTTGTACAGGTAAAATGACCAAACAAATTGATACATTTCAAGGACAGGTTAAAGAATACACAGGTACTATTGTTTTAGGTGGCACAACACCGTCTTATGATTTAGAAACTGAAATTAACGAAACATTCTCTACCAGTCATATTACCGAAGCATTAATTCATAAGGCAACGAAGCAATTTATTGGAGATATTCAACAATATCCGCCTATTTTTTCAGCATTAAAGAAAGATGGAAAACGATTATACGAATTTGCCAGAGCGGGTGAAACTGTTGAAATAAAACCAAGAACTGTGCATATTTCAGAATTCGAAATCACAAAAATTGATACTTCGACTGCGCTCAGTACAGGCTCAATAAATATTGATTTTAGAGTGATTTGCAGTAAAGGTACTTACATTCGTTCTTTAGCAAACGATTTTGGTAAAGCATTAAATTCCGGAGCACACTTATCTGCGCTAAGACGTACTAAAATTGGCGACTTCCATGTTGATAATTCGGTTACTATTGAAAACTTCATCAAAAACCTTAATTCGGAATAG
- a CDS encoding sigma-70 family RNA polymerase sigma factor, whose protein sequence is MSNDFYTLSILPYSGIIIKICRAYTDSQEDFEDYYQEVCLQIWRSKDKFRGDSQWSTWIYRLSLNICLTLIRKKKKNRQHYASDYTLQNQVGEDNNFAFSDESLNLLYAAIKRLSELDRAIILLYLEEKPNKEIADIIGTTPNNIGVRVNRIKERLKKLLDGKIN, encoded by the coding sequence TTGAGTAACGATTTTTATACATTATCAATTTTACCCTATTCAGGAATAATTATAAAGATATGTAGGGCATATACTGATTCGCAAGAGGATTTTGAAGATTATTATCAAGAAGTCTGTTTGCAAATTTGGAGGAGTAAAGATAAATTCCGTGGAGATTCTCAATGGTCAACTTGGATATATAGGCTATCATTGAATATATGTTTAACGTTAATTAGAAAAAAGAAAAAAAATCGCCAGCATTATGCTTCAGATTATACACTTCAAAATCAAGTAGGAGAAGATAATAATTTTGCGTTTTCGGATGAATCACTTAATTTATTGTATGCAGCTATTAAACGATTGTCTGAATTAGATAGGGCTATTATTTTATTGTATCTAGAGGAAAAACCAAATAAAGAAATTGCAGATATAATTGGAACTACTCCTAATAACATTGGGGTTCGAGTTAACAGAATTAAGGAACGATTAAAAAAATTATTAGATGGAAAAATCAATTGA
- a CDS encoding energy transducer TonB, with amino-acid sequence MNLTNQHKALLITFLITGTVIMSVFNLSLKKQDKFASESYYEIEPEEELTEEEIKVLEALEKLNASKAETNSAFNETKDNKHFAEAFKPIAPPEDYVPKSNGDLENTESYTKKYEASNDSKVNEDELSSFSKVNDLLKKQQGEGANTKSTISFSLVDREKIYIPIPVYLCEVDGKIVVNITVNENGNVTDAYINTSSTSDNECLIEHALEYAKDSQFSKNPTKKTQLGSITFYFIGKH; translated from the coding sequence TTGAACCTAACAAATCAACATAAAGCCCTATTAATTACCTTCTTGATCACAGGAACAGTGATTATGTCTGTATTTAACTTAAGCCTTAAAAAACAGGACAAATTTGCTTCAGAAAGCTATTATGAAATAGAGCCTGAAGAAGAGCTAACTGAAGAAGAAATCAAAGTATTAGAGGCTTTAGAGAAGCTAAATGCAAGTAAAGCAGAAACGAATAGCGCTTTTAACGAAACAAAAGATAATAAACATTTCGCGGAAGCTTTTAAGCCTATTGCGCCTCCCGAAGATTATGTGCCAAAATCTAATGGCGATTTAGAAAATACAGAATCTTATACTAAAAAGTATGAAGCTTCTAATGACTCTAAAGTAAATGAAGATGAATTATCATCATTTAGCAAAGTGAATGATTTATTAAAGAAGCAACAAGGAGAAGGTGCTAACACAAAAAGCACCATTAGTTTTTCACTAGTTGATAGAGAAAAAATATATATACCAATTCCTGTTTATTTATGTGAGGTTGACGGTAAAATAGTTGTGAATATTACAGTTAACGAAAACGGAAATGTAACAGATGCATATATAAATACTTCTTCAACTTCAGATAACGAATGTCTTATAGAACACGCTTTAGAGTATGCTAAAGATTCTCAATTTAGTAAAAATCCGACAAAGAAAACACAACTAGGGTCTATTACATTTTACTTTATAGGCAAACACTAG
- a CDS encoding DUF3098 domain-containing protein gives MGEKKRKEEAKSIFVFGKKNYKFMFIGLACIALGFILMSGGGSDDPNVFNPEIFHWRRIRLAPAIILIGFGIEIYAILLNPDK, from the coding sequence ATGGGAGAAAAAAAACGAAAAGAAGAAGCTAAAAGCATATTTGTTTTTGGAAAGAAAAACTATAAATTTATGTTTATTGGTTTAGCGTGTATCGCTTTAGGCTTTATTTTAATGTCTGGCGGCGGTAGTGACGATCCTAATGTTTTTAATCCTGAAATCTTTCACTGGAGACGTATAAGACTTGCTCCTGCTATTATTTTAATTGGGTTTGGTATTGAAATTTATGCTATTTTATTAAATCCTGATAAATAA
- a CDS encoding thioredoxin family protein: MDIIIKNSLGKSISYQAYRDLVKQLAKDNSTTGNEKTEALINYTKLNDRRMKRWDKTIKITDEAINRIGAFKEPMTWLVITESWCGDAAHVIPVLNKVAELNDNIDFKVVLRDENPELMDAFLTNGGKAIPKLIMLDNNTGDVLNTYGPRPSEATNYVNRFKAKHGKLTPEFKEDLQHWYNTNKGQNIIDDLIDILCELESSVCL; the protein is encoded by the coding sequence ATGGACATCATTATAAAAAATAGTTTAGGTAAAAGTATTTCGTATCAGGCTTATAGAGATTTGGTAAAACAATTAGCCAAAGATAATTCGACTACTGGAAACGAAAAAACAGAAGCCTTAATTAATTATACAAAGCTTAATGATCGACGTATGAAACGTTGGGATAAAACTATCAAGATAACCGATGAAGCCATAAATAGAATAGGAGCTTTTAAAGAACCTATGACCTGGTTGGTAATTACAGAAAGTTGGTGTGGTGATGCTGCACATGTAATCCCTGTTCTGAATAAAGTAGCTGAGTTAAATGACAATATTGATTTTAAAGTGGTACTTCGTGATGAAAACCCTGAATTAATGGATGCCTTTTTAACTAATGGAGGTAAAGCTATTCCTAAATTAATCATGTTAGACAATAACACAGGAGATGTCTTAAATACATATGGGCCAAGACCAAGTGAGGCGACTAACTATGTTAATAGATTTAAGGCAAAACATGGTAAGTTAACTCCTGAATTTAAAGAAGATTTACAGCATTGGTATAACACTAATAAGGGACAAAATATTATAGACGATTTAATTGATATACTTTGTGAGTTGGAGTCTAGTGTTTGCCTATAA
- a CDS encoding leucine--tRNA ligase, with protein MKYNFNEIEAKWQKYWAKNQTFKAVNNSEKPKYYVLDMFPYPSGAGLHVGHPLGYIASDIYARYKRHKGFNVLHPQGYDSFGLPAEQYAIQTGQHPAITTAENIKTYRRQLDQIGFSFDWSREVRTSDPSYYKWTQWIFIQLFESWYNNVTCKAEDISGLVSIFETEGNTNVNAVCDDDIETFSADEWHGFSSEKQQKILLQYRLTYLAETEVNWCPALGTVLANDEIVNGVSERGGHPVIRKKMTQWSMRISAYAERLLQGLDTIDWTDSLKESQRNWIGKSVGASVSFKILAEGKNFEKNIDVFTTRPDTIFGASFMTLAPEHELVSQITTSEQKEEVEAYILATAKRSERDRMADVKTISGAFTGAYAEHPFTKEPIPIWIGDYVLAGYGTGAVMSVPCGDQRDYDFAKHFNIPIPNIFEGVDISEEAFADKEKTIIANSDFLNGMNSKKATKRVIFELEQLEQGQGKTNYRLRDAVFSRQRYWGEPFPVYYVNGMPQMIAKEHLPIKLPEVEKYLPTETGEPPLGNATIWAWDTNTNQVVSNDLVTLSAVEGSQDNGIYPLELNTMPGWAGSSQYFNRYMDPHNEDAIFSKEAIDYWQQVDLYIGGSEHATGHLLYSRFWQKFMFDKGFVPYDEFAKKLINQGMILGTSAFVYRLEYEPSSTLLDSFKNDDDLKFGLMVKPVFISKSKYDTIEKEDLQTYFNQNFEEVIRKGLVDFIDEGNKDMSIADMYHAFRFTPVHSDVSFVNASDELDIEAFKNWREEFKDAIFIGEKGEIIQENNDIYKVGRDVEKMSKSKYNVVNPDNICEQYGADSLRLYEMFLGPLEQYKPWNTAGITGVHSFLKKLWRLYHQGENETFYVDSSPLGKSDGAARDALKTLHKTIKKVEEDIENFSFNTSVSTFMIAINELTSQKCTSKDILEPLLILISPYAPHIAEELWSQLGHNESISTASFPKFDGSHLVESSKNYPISFNGKMRFTLELPLDMSKDAIEKTVLEHEKTKEQLQGREPKKVIVVPGKIVNIVG; from the coding sequence ATGAAATATAATTTCAACGAAATTGAAGCCAAATGGCAAAAGTATTGGGCAAAGAACCAAACGTTTAAAGCTGTTAATAATAGTGAAAAACCAAAATACTATGTATTAGATATGTTTCCTTACCCAAGTGGTGCGGGTTTGCATGTTGGACATCCATTAGGGTATATTGCTTCAGATATTTATGCACGCTATAAACGTCATAAAGGCTTCAATGTATTGCATCCTCAAGGATATGATAGTTTTGGTTTGCCAGCAGAACAATATGCCATTCAAACTGGACAACATCCTGCTATAACGACCGCTGAAAATATAAAAACGTATCGTCGACAGTTAGACCAAATAGGTTTTTCGTTCGATTGGTCTCGTGAGGTTAGAACATCGGATCCGAGTTATTACAAATGGACGCAATGGATTTTTATTCAATTATTCGAATCCTGGTATAATAATGTTACTTGCAAAGCTGAAGATATTTCAGGTTTAGTAAGCATTTTCGAAACAGAAGGAAATACAAATGTGAATGCGGTTTGTGATGATGACATTGAAACATTTTCTGCGGATGAATGGCATGGGTTTTCATCTGAAAAACAACAAAAAATATTATTACAATATAGATTAACATATTTAGCAGAAACTGAAGTAAACTGGTGCCCGGCTTTGGGTACTGTTTTAGCAAACGACGAAATTGTAAATGGCGTGTCTGAACGTGGCGGACATCCTGTAATTCGTAAAAAAATGACTCAATGGAGTATGCGTATTTCTGCTTATGCAGAACGTTTGCTTCAAGGACTAGATACCATAGATTGGACGGATTCTTTAAAAGAAAGCCAGCGTAATTGGATTGGAAAGTCGGTTGGAGCTTCGGTCTCTTTCAAAATTTTAGCCGAAGGCAAAAATTTTGAAAAAAATATAGACGTTTTCACAACAAGACCAGATACCATTTTCGGAGCCTCGTTCATGACCCTAGCACCAGAACACGAACTAGTATCACAAATAACAACATCAGAACAAAAGGAAGAAGTTGAAGCTTATATCTTAGCAACTGCAAAACGTAGTGAACGTGATAGAATGGCAGACGTAAAAACCATTTCAGGAGCATTTACAGGCGCTTATGCGGAACACCCATTTACAAAAGAGCCTATCCCTATTTGGATTGGTGATTATGTGTTAGCTGGTTATGGTACTGGTGCGGTGATGTCGGTACCATGTGGTGATCAACGCGATTATGATTTTGCAAAACATTTTAATATACCTATCCCTAATATTTTTGAAGGAGTTGATATTTCTGAAGAAGCCTTTGCTGATAAAGAGAAAACCATCATAGCCAATAGCGATTTCTTAAACGGAATGAACTCTAAGAAAGCTACCAAACGTGTTATTTTTGAGTTAGAACAATTGGAACAAGGTCAGGGAAAAACCAATTACAGATTGCGCGATGCCGTATTTAGCAGACAACGTTATTGGGGAGAACCATTCCCGGTATATTATGTGAATGGCATGCCGCAAATGATTGCTAAAGAACATTTGCCAATCAAGTTGCCAGAAGTTGAGAAATATTTACCAACCGAAACAGGTGAACCACCATTAGGGAACGCCACTATTTGGGCTTGGGACACAAATACGAATCAAGTAGTAAGTAATGACCTTGTCACCCTGAGCGCAGTCGAAGGGTCTCAAGATAACGGCATCTATCCTCTTGAACTTAATACCATGCCAGGTTGGGCAGGAAGTTCACAGTATTTTAATCGTTATATGGATCCACATAACGAGGATGCTATTTTCTCTAAAGAAGCCATTGATTATTGGCAACAAGTAGATCTATACATAGGTGGAAGCGAACATGCCACAGGACACTTATTATATTCGCGTTTTTGGCAAAAATTTATGTTTGATAAAGGGTTTGTACCTTATGATGAGTTTGCAAAAAAACTAATTAACCAAGGGATGATTTTAGGGACAAGCGCTTTTGTTTATAGACTCGAATATGAACCAAGTAGTACTTTGTTAGATAGTTTTAAGAATGATGACGATCTTAAATTTGGTTTGATGGTTAAACCTGTTTTTATTTCTAAATCAAAATATGATACTATTGAGAAAGAAGATTTGCAAACATATTTTAATCAAAACTTTGAAGAAGTAATTAGAAAGGGTTTAGTTGATTTTATTGACGAAGGAAATAAAGATATGTCAATAGCTGATATGTACCATGCATTTCGATTTACTCCCGTACATTCAGATGTATCTTTTGTAAATGCTTCAGATGAATTAGATATAGAAGCTTTTAAAAATTGGAGGGAAGAATTTAAAGACGCTATATTCATAGGAGAAAAAGGAGAAATAATTCAAGAGAATAATGATATTTACAAAGTAGGTCGCGACGTTGAAAAAATGTCCAAGTCTAAATACAATGTCGTCAACCCAGATAACATTTGCGAACAATATGGTGCAGACAGCCTACGCCTTTATGAAATGTTCCTAGGACCTTTAGAACAATACAAGCCATGGAATACAGCAGGTATCACAGGTGTACACTCATTCCTTAAAAAACTGTGGAGACTATACCATCAAGGAGAAAACGAAACTTTTTACGTTGACTCTTCCCCTTTGGGGAAGTCGGATGGGGCTGCTAGGGATGCTCTCAAAACCCTCCACAAAACTATCAAAAAAGTAGAAGAGGATATCGAGAATTTTTCGTTTAATACATCGGTGTCTACTTTTATGATAGCTATTAATGAATTGACATCTCAAAAATGCACCAGTAAGGACATACTTGAACCACTATTGATTTTAATATCACCTTACGCACCGCACATTGCAGAGGAGTTATGGAGTCAATTAGGGCATAATGAATCTATATCAACAGCAAGCTTTCCAAAATTTGACGGCAGCCATTTGGTAGAGAGTAGTAAAAATTACCCAATTTCATTTAATGGAAAAATGCGTTTTACACTAGAGTTGCCATTAGACATGAGTAAAGACGCTATTGAAAAAACAGTTTTAGAGCACGAAAAAACAAAAGAACAATTACAAGGACGAGAACCTAAAAAAGTGATTGTAGTTCCTGGAAAGATTGTCAACATTGTAGGTTAA
- a CDS encoding RNA polymerase sigma factor codes for MPAQNENFLKIIHKHQALIHKVCNIYRDSKEDKEDLFQEITYQLFRAYPKFEGRSKVTTWMYRIALNTAMASFRKARIIISKVKEIPELPLEEKHESINRERLFSGIRQLDDAEKAIISLYLDGVDHSEIADIMGITKNNVGVRLNRIKNKLKTLIK; via the coding sequence GTGCCTGCACAAAACGAAAATTTCTTAAAAATCATCCATAAGCATCAAGCTTTAATTCATAAGGTTTGTAATATCTATCGTGATAGCAAGGAAGATAAGGAAGACTTATTTCAAGAAATAACTTACCAGTTATTTAGAGCTTACCCCAAGTTTGAGGGACGTTCTAAAGTAACCACATGGATGTATAGAATTGCATTAAATACAGCCATGGCAAGTTTTAGAAAAGCTAGAATTATTATATCCAAAGTTAAAGAAATTCCAGAATTACCACTTGAAGAAAAGCATGAAAGCATTAATAGAGAACGGTTATTTTCAGGAATTAGGCAATTAGATGATGCAGAAAAAGCAATAATTTCATTGTATTTAGATGGAGTTGATCATTCAGAAATTGCAGATATTATGGGTATTACCAAAAACAATGTAGGCGTACGCTTAAATAGAATTAAAAACAAATTAAAAACATTAATAAAATAA
- a CDS encoding DNA-3-methyladenine glycosylase I, producing the protein MKTKYKCNWCVGDELYEVYHDEEWGKPVYDDDTLFEFLILETFQAGLSWITVLRKRENFRKAFDYFDYKKIANYKQDKIDLLLQDTGIIRNKLKVNATVTNAQAFIKVQEAFGSFSKYIWGFVDGKPIKNSYKTLKDVPANTPLSDTISKDLKKRGFKFVGTTVVYAHMQATGMVNDHVVDCFRYNEV; encoded by the coding sequence ATGAAAACAAAATACAAATGCAATTGGTGTGTCGGTGATGAGTTATATGAAGTTTATCATGATGAAGAATGGGGCAAGCCTGTTTATGATGATGACACTCTTTTTGAATTTTTAATTTTAGAAACGTTTCAAGCTGGTTTAAGCTGGATTACCGTTTTACGAAAACGTGAAAATTTCAGAAAAGCATTTGATTATTTTGATTATAAAAAGATTGCTAATTACAAACAAGATAAGATTGATTTACTACTGCAAGACACAGGCATCATTAGAAATAAATTAAAAGTAAATGCTACAGTTACTAATGCACAAGCTTTTATAAAAGTTCAGGAAGCGTTTGGGAGTTTTAGCAAATACATTTGGGGCTTTGTAGATGGTAAACCTATAAAAAACAGCTATAAAACTCTAAAAGATGTTCCCGCTAATACGCCTTTAAGTGATACTATTAGTAAAGATCTGAAAAAACGAGGGTTTAAATTTGTAGGCACTACGGTTGTTTATGCTCATATGCAAGCAACGGGTATGGTAAACGATCATGTTGTGGATTGTTTTAGATATAATGAGGTATGA
- the uppP gene encoding undecaprenyl-diphosphatase UppP encodes MDIIDAIILGIIQGLTEFLPVSSSGHLELGKAILGDNSIPEESLLFTVVLHFATALSTIVVFRKDILDLIKGILKFEWNEDLQFISKIIVSMIPAVIVGLFFEEQLEQLFGGNILLVGCMLIITAILLFLADKAKDTNKKVSFKNAFIIGISQAIAMIPGISRSGATISTSVLLGNDKTKAARFSFLMVVPLIFGKIAKDIFSGDLAYDSGNFTSLSIGFIAAFIAGLFACTWMISLVKKSKLSYFAIYCIIVGIIAIVFSLLNS; translated from the coding sequence ATGGATATAATCGATGCAATTATTTTAGGTATTATTCAAGGGCTTACTGAGTTTTTACCTGTATCATCAAGCGGCCATTTAGAGCTTGGGAAAGCCATTCTTGGAGACAACTCAATTCCTGAAGAAAGTTTGCTATTTACAGTGGTGCTTCACTTTGCTACTGCTTTAAGTACTATTGTTGTTTTTAGAAAAGATATTTTAGATCTTATTAAGGGTATTCTAAAATTTGAATGGAATGAAGATTTACAATTCATTTCAAAAATTATAGTGTCTATGATTCCTGCGGTTATTGTAGGGTTATTTTTTGAAGAACAATTAGAACAACTTTTTGGGGGCAATATTCTACTAGTGGGATGTATGCTGATTATTACGGCTATTTTACTTTTTTTAGCAGACAAAGCTAAAGACACAAATAAAAAAGTATCTTTTAAAAACGCCTTTATCATTGGAATTTCTCAAGCCATTGCTATGATTCCAGGAATTTCGCGCTCTGGCGCTACTATTTCAACATCCGTTTTATTAGGAAACGATAAAACAAAAGCTGCTCGTTTTTCATTCTTAATGGTTGTTCCTCTAATATTTGGTAAAATTGCTAAAGATATTTTTAGTGGAGATTTAGCTTATGATAGTGGAAATTTCACGTCACTATCTATTGGCTTTATTGCTGCTTTTATTGCTGGATTATTTGCTTGTACTTGGATGATTTCTTTGGTAAAAAAGAGTAAGCTAAGTTATTTTGCAATTTACTGTATCATCGTTGGTATTATTGCCATTGTATTTTCATTATTAAATTCGTAG
- a CDS encoding cell division protein FtsX, with translation MSSSFEKHQKRRLISSYFSVVLSIALVLFLLGLLGMLILNAKKVSDHFKEQVVVTIYLKDSAKEVETKQLEKSLAMADYVKSTEYVSKDQAAEFMKAENGEDFMDFVGYNPLQNSIDVHLKADFVTSEHLEKISAEALNKNFVDEVNYDNDLVNLMNDNVKKISFWVLIISAIFTLIAVLLINSSIRLAVYSKRFTIKTMQMVGATKQFIRLPFIWKSVRLGMIGAVLALIGMAIVLYYLNKTFLELELLSNPILMALLFVFVFALGIIITWISTHFATQRFLNLKTDQLY, from the coding sequence ATGAGTTCATCATTTGAAAAACATCAAAAACGCAGACTTATCTCATCTTACTTCTCAGTCGTATTAAGTATTGCCTTGGTGTTGTTTTTATTGGGCTTATTAGGGATGCTCATTCTGAATGCTAAAAAGGTATCTGATCATTTTAAAGAGCAGGTGGTTGTAACCATCTATTTAAAAGATTCTGCCAAAGAAGTTGAAACGAAACAGCTTGAAAAAAGTTTAGCAATGGCAGATTACGTAAAATCTACCGAATATGTATCTAAAGATCAAGCTGCCGAATTTATGAAAGCTGAAAATGGAGAAGATTTTATGGATTTTGTTGGCTATAACCCGTTACAAAATTCAATCGATGTGCATTTGAAAGCTGATTTTGTGACTTCTGAGCATTTAGAAAAAATTTCCGCGGAAGCGTTGAACAAAAACTTTGTTGACGAGGTTAACTATGATAATGACTTAGTTAATTTGATGAATGACAATGTAAAAAAGATTAGTTTTTGGGTGCTCATTATAAGTGCTATTTTTACCTTAATTGCTGTTTTACTTATTAATAGTTCCATAAGATTAGCCGTTTATTCTAAACGTTTTACTATTAAAACCATGCAAATGGTTGGCGCTACAAAGCAATTTATTAGACTCCCCTTCATTTGGAAAAGTGTTCGTTTGGGAATGATTGGGGCTGTTCTGGCATTAATAGGCATGGCCATTGTTTTATATTATCTTAATAAAACATTTTTAGAACTAGAGTTATTGAGTAATCCTATTTTAATGGCGCTCTTATTTGTTTTTGTTTTTGCTTTAGGCATAATTATTACATGGATAAGCACTCATTTTGCAACACAGCGTTTTTTGAATCTCAAAACGGATCAGCTGTATTGA
- a CDS encoding DMT family transporter, translating into MSIKNIYKAHLALLGANIIYGVNYIIAKGIMPNKIGPSAFVFIRLFCASILFWVIKLLFIKEKVERKHMPRIILCGLLGAAANQLLFFSGLNLTSPIDASIIMTSTPVLVLIFSFILLKEKVTSNKLLGSFIAGIGAITLIIYGNNAGGTSTFLGNLFIFLNASSYGLYLVILKPLMKQYHAITLISWVFLFGFVFMLPFGLPDFILTDFTAFDLNTYLVIGFVVIFTTFFAYLFNIYALNYVSPSVNSSYIYLQPAISFIMVSIYAYILMQDQYNKDISLIKILSCLMVVAGVYLISKTSKKRT; encoded by the coding sequence TTGTCCATTAAAAATATATATAAAGCACACTTAGCACTCCTTGGAGCTAATATTATTTATGGTGTAAACTACATTATTGCCAAAGGCATTATGCCTAATAAAATAGGGCCTTCGGCTTTTGTTTTTATTCGTCTTTTTTGTGCTTCTATTCTCTTTTGGGTCATTAAACTATTATTTATTAAAGAAAAGGTTGAACGTAAACATATGCCTCGCATCATTTTATGTGGATTATTGGGTGCTGCTGCAAATCAGTTACTATTTTTTAGTGGTTTAAACCTGACCTCTCCAATCGATGCTTCTATTATTATGACTTCTACACCTGTATTAGTTTTAATTTTTAGTTTCATTCTTCTAAAGGAAAAAGTGACTTCAAACAAACTGTTAGGGAGTTTTATTGCAGGTATTGGAGCTATTACGCTTATCATATATGGAAATAATGCTGGTGGAACCAGCACTTTTCTTGGAAACCTATTCATCTTTTTAAATGCCTCTAGTTATGGTCTCTATTTGGTCATTTTAAAACCACTCATGAAACAATATCATGCTATTACTTTAATAAGTTGGGTATTCTTATTTGGGTTTGTTTTTATGCTTCCTTTTGGGCTCCCAGATTTTATATTGACAGATTTCACTGCTTTTGATTTGAATACCTATTTGGTTATTGGATTTGTAGTGATTTTTACCACGTTTTTCGCATACTTATTTAATATCTATGCACTTAACTATGTATCACCTTCTGTGAATAGTAGTTATATTTATTTACAACCAGCAATAAGTTTTATTATGGTAAGTATTTACGCTTATATTTTAATGCAAGACCAATACAATAAAGATATTAGTCTTATAAAAATATTAAGCTGTTTAATGGTAGTTGCTGGTGTATATCTAATTAGTAAAACGTCAAAAAAACGGACCTAA